One window of the Rhodococcus sovatensis genome contains the following:
- a CDS encoding oxidoreductase: protein MTDPLAPLLELPGILDAAERARDALGGVHRHKANRRGWPATAAEAAVRAARSSSVLEGGSMDFPREGEDGDPILAGCLRVGAALDGDALQNMLPVWKRAPLQALARLHLLAAADLVEDHTLLGRPREADGVGERLDLLAQLVTGGTSAPAPVIAAIVHGELLTLKPFGSADGVVARAASRLVATSSGLDPHNLGVPEVSWMRRPQIYRSGAEGFASGTASGVGSWIMYCCGAIEAGAVEATSIAEAAGADK from the coding sequence GTGACGGACCCCCTCGCACCGCTTCTGGAATTGCCCGGCATCCTCGACGCTGCTGAGCGCGCACGTGACGCTCTCGGCGGCGTTCACCGTCACAAAGCAAACCGCCGCGGATGGCCTGCCACTGCCGCGGAAGCCGCCGTTCGTGCGGCGAGGTCGTCGTCGGTGCTCGAGGGCGGTTCGATGGATTTCCCTCGCGAAGGTGAGGACGGCGATCCCATTCTGGCGGGATGCCTCCGTGTCGGTGCCGCACTGGACGGTGACGCGTTGCAGAACATGTTGCCGGTGTGGAAGCGTGCTCCGCTGCAGGCGCTCGCCCGGCTACATTTGCTTGCCGCGGCAGACCTGGTCGAGGATCACACGCTTCTCGGCCGCCCACGCGAGGCCGACGGCGTCGGCGAACGTCTCGACCTTCTGGCGCAGCTCGTCACCGGGGGAACATCCGCCCCGGCTCCAGTGATCGCGGCCATCGTCCACGGTGAGTTGTTGACCTTGAAGCCATTCGGCAGTGCTGACGGAGTCGTCGCGCGCGCCGCATCGCGGTTGGTGGCAACCTCGTCGGGACTCGATCCGCACAACCTCGGTGTCCCCGAGGTCAGCTGGATGCGCCGTCCGCAGATCTACCGCAGCGGTGCGGAGGGCTTCGCATCCGGGACCGCATCCGGGGTCGGCAGCTGGATCATGTACTGCTGCGGCGCGATCGAGGCCGGTGCAGTGGAAGCCACCTCGATTGCCGAAGCTGCAGGCGCTGACAAGTAA
- a CDS encoding ABC transporter permease, whose amino-acid sequence MLWYIGRRILQMIPVFIGATFLIYAMVFLLPGDPIAALAGDKAISPAVADQLRARYNLDQPFIVQYLLYMKGIFTLDFGMSFSGRPVSEVLAQAFPITIKLAAMALVIEGILGIGFGLIAGLRKGKLFDSTVLVFSLVLIAVPIFVIGFLAQFFIGIKWGIVPPTVGGNTSFVNLLLPAFVLASTSFAYIVRLTRTSVAENLSADFVRTATAKGLSRQRVVNTHVLRNSLIPVVTFLGTDLAGLMAGAIITEGIFNINGVGGTIYQAVIRGEAPTVVSFVTVLIVVYLVANLVVDLLYAALDPRIRYA is encoded by the coding sequence ATGCTCTGGTACATCGGACGCCGAATACTTCAGATGATCCCCGTTTTCATCGGGGCGACATTCTTGATCTACGCCATGGTCTTTCTGCTTCCCGGCGACCCGATCGCCGCGCTCGCCGGAGACAAAGCCATCAGCCCGGCCGTCGCAGATCAGCTGCGCGCCCGCTACAACCTCGACCAACCGTTCATCGTGCAGTACTTGCTGTACATGAAGGGCATCTTCACTCTCGACTTCGGAATGTCGTTCTCCGGCAGGCCGGTCAGTGAAGTTCTTGCACAAGCCTTTCCGATCACGATCAAGCTCGCCGCCATGGCACTCGTGATCGAGGGGATCCTCGGCATCGGCTTCGGCCTCATCGCCGGCCTGCGCAAGGGCAAGCTGTTCGACAGCACAGTACTCGTGTTCAGTCTCGTGCTGATCGCAGTGCCGATCTTCGTCATCGGCTTCCTCGCGCAGTTCTTCATCGGAATCAAATGGGGCATCGTGCCGCCGACGGTGGGCGGTAATACGAGCTTCGTGAACCTACTGCTGCCGGCTTTCGTTCTGGCGTCGACATCGTTCGCGTATATCGTTCGCCTCACCCGCACGTCCGTGGCCGAGAATCTCAGCGCCGACTTCGTCAGAACCGCGACGGCGAAAGGTCTCTCGCGTCAGCGCGTGGTCAACACGCACGTACTCCGCAACTCGTTGATCCCGGTCGTGACGTTCCTCGGCACCGATCTCGCAGGTCTGATGGCCGGCGCAATCATCACCGAGGGCATCTTCAACATCAACGGCGTCGGTGGAACGATCTACCAGGCCGTCATCCGAGGCGAGGCACCGACGGTCGTATCGTTCGTGACCGTTCTGATCGTGGTGTATCTCGTCGCCAACCTCGTCGTCGACCTCCTCTACGCAGCGCTCGACCCAAGGATCCGCTATGCCTGA
- a CDS encoding ABC transporter ATP-binding protein translates to MSIEHDEHELPLLDIKNLEVSFQSNSGPVPAVRGVSLTVYPGQTVAIVGESGSGKSTTAHAIINLLPGTGTVTAGEIWFDGKDLANAKEKEFVDVRGSQIGLVPQDPMSNLNPVWKIGYQIEEALAANGIAKGKAAKARAIELLDEAGLTDSEKRVNQYPHEFSGGMRQRALIAIGLAARPKLLIADEPTSALDVTVQRQILDHLEGLTKELGTAVLLITHDLGLAAERAEHLAVMSKGRIVESGPALEILQDPQHPYTRKLVSAAPSLASQRLKSSVVRKDIVAHAKEVAEEAIPAETSDGFEPKDTVLVVDKLTKQFTLRGSSPFKSTVFTAVKDVSFEVERGTTTAIVGESGSGKSTVAQMVLGLLEPTAGSVLFDGRDVVGLNRKEAFAFRRRVQPIFQNPYGSLDPMYSIYRTIEEPLRTHGVGTKAEREARVRDLLDKVSLPASVMRRFPNELSGGQRQRVAIARALALQPEVVICDEAVSALDVLVQAQILSLLNDLQAELGLTYLFITHDLAVVRQIADDVLVMRSGEIVEAAKTDEVFDNPKEEYTQRLLSAIPGGSIPLGA, encoded by the coding sequence ATGAGCATCGAGCACGACGAGCACGAGCTGCCGCTCCTCGACATCAAGAATCTCGAGGTGTCGTTCCAGTCCAACTCCGGACCTGTGCCTGCTGTTCGAGGTGTGAGCCTGACGGTGTATCCGGGCCAGACCGTCGCTATCGTCGGCGAGTCAGGTTCCGGCAAGTCGACGACGGCACATGCCATCATCAATCTGCTTCCCGGTACCGGCACTGTGACGGCGGGCGAGATCTGGTTCGATGGCAAGGATCTGGCCAACGCCAAGGAGAAGGAGTTCGTCGACGTCCGTGGAAGCCAGATCGGTCTGGTCCCGCAGGATCCGATGTCCAATCTGAACCCGGTCTGGAAGATCGGATATCAGATCGAGGAAGCGTTGGCAGCCAACGGCATCGCCAAGGGCAAGGCCGCAAAGGCACGGGCGATCGAACTCCTCGACGAGGCGGGTCTGACGGACTCGGAGAAGCGCGTCAACCAGTACCCGCACGAGTTCTCGGGCGGTATGCGCCAGCGCGCACTCATCGCGATCGGGCTTGCAGCACGCCCGAAGCTGCTGATCGCCGACGAGCCGACCTCGGCTCTCGACGTGACGGTCCAGCGTCAGATCCTCGATCATCTCGAGGGTTTGACGAAGGAACTCGGCACCGCCGTTCTCCTCATCACTCACGATCTCGGTCTCGCCGCCGAGCGCGCCGAGCATCTGGCGGTCATGAGCAAGGGCAGGATCGTCGAATCCGGTCCGGCACTGGAGATTCTGCAGGACCCACAGCATCCCTACACCAGGAAGCTGGTATCCGCGGCGCCGTCGCTGGCCTCGCAGCGGTTGAAATCTTCGGTTGTGCGCAAGGATATCGTCGCGCATGCCAAGGAAGTGGCCGAGGAGGCAATCCCCGCGGAGACTTCCGACGGTTTCGAACCGAAAGACACCGTCCTCGTGGTCGACAAGCTTACGAAGCAGTTCACACTTCGTGGCTCGAGCCCGTTCAAGTCGACGGTGTTCACCGCCGTCAAGGACGTGTCGTTCGAAGTCGAACGCGGAACGACGACGGCGATCGTCGGTGAATCGGGGTCAGGTAAATCGACAGTGGCTCAGATGGTGCTGGGTCTGTTGGAGCCGACGGCAGGCTCGGTTCTGTTCGACGGCCGCGATGTCGTCGGTCTGAACCGCAAGGAAGCGTTCGCGTTTCGGCGTCGGGTGCAGCCGATCTTCCAGAACCCGTACGGTTCGCTCGATCCGATGTACTCGATCTATCGGACCATCGAGGAGCCTCTGCGGACCCATGGGGTCGGGACCAAAGCCGAACGCGAAGCTCGCGTCAGGGATCTGCTGGACAAGGTGTCGTTGCCGGCGTCGGTCATGCGGCGATTCCCAAACGAGTTGTCGGGCGGCCAGCGCCAGCGTGTTGCGATTGCTCGCGCGCTTGCATTGCAGCCGGAGGTCGTCATCTGCGACGAGGCCGTGTCCGCGCTCGACGTGCTCGTGCAGGCTCAGATCCTCTCGTTGCTGAACGATCTGCAGGCCGAGTTGGGACTGACGTACCTGTTCATCACGCACGACCTCGCCGTCGTACGGCAGATCGCCGACGACGTCCTCGTCATGCGCTCCGGTGAGATCGTCGAGGCTGCGAAGACCGACGAGGTCTTCGACAACCCGAAAGAGGAGTACACGCAGCGGTTGCTGTCGGCCATCCCAGGTGGATCCATTCCGCTGGGTGCCTGA
- a CDS encoding MFS transporter: MSTTSAVPGDGSTAAAPEVPRSRIVVASMVGTSIEFFDFYIYATAAVLVFPKLFFPAGNDTTALLASFATFGLAFVARPIGSILFGHFGDRIGRKATLVGSLLTMGVATFLIGLLPTYDSVGLLAPALLAVMRFTQGVGLGGEWSGAALLATETAKPGKRAWAAMYPQLGAPIGFFFANGIFLLIVVITGYDAATSGTDHAFLTWGWRVPFLLSAVMVLIGLYVRLKLEETPVFKLAVERGQKVKTPLAEVFKTSWRQLIIGTFVMLATYTLFYIMTTWVVSYGTGKVADVGGPKITIAYTDFLELQLIAVLFFAVLIPVAGLLADKYGRRPTLIVITSAIVLFGLSFHWFAAPENASAGRMLVFMCVGLGLMGLTFGPMSAVLPELFPTNVRYTGSGISYNTSSILGAAVAPFIATWLVSSYGVGWVGVYLAIVAALTLIALLVMKETRDQQLEDV; this comes from the coding sequence GTGAGTACTACCTCGGCCGTCCCCGGAGACGGCTCGACTGCAGCGGCCCCGGAGGTGCCACGATCTCGTATCGTCGTTGCTTCCATGGTCGGCACATCGATCGAGTTCTTCGACTTCTACATCTACGCGACGGCAGCCGTTCTCGTTTTCCCCAAGCTGTTCTTCCCTGCGGGCAACGACACGACTGCGCTGCTGGCGTCGTTCGCGACGTTTGGGCTTGCGTTCGTCGCACGGCCCATCGGTTCGATCCTGTTCGGCCACTTCGGCGACCGGATCGGACGCAAGGCAACTCTCGTCGGCTCCCTGCTGACGATGGGCGTCGCGACGTTCCTGATCGGTCTGCTGCCGACCTACGACTCGGTCGGCCTGCTGGCGCCGGCGCTGTTGGCGGTCATGCGCTTCACCCAGGGTGTCGGCCTGGGCGGCGAGTGGAGCGGCGCCGCATTGTTGGCCACCGAGACCGCCAAGCCGGGCAAGCGCGCCTGGGCCGCGATGTATCCGCAGCTGGGTGCTCCGATCGGCTTCTTCTTCGCCAACGGGATCTTTCTTCTCATCGTCGTGATCACCGGCTACGACGCGGCAACATCCGGTACCGACCATGCGTTCCTCACGTGGGGTTGGCGTGTTCCGTTCCTGCTCAGTGCCGTCATGGTTCTCATCGGCCTGTATGTGCGTCTCAAGCTGGAGGAGACGCCGGTGTTCAAGCTCGCCGTCGAGCGCGGCCAGAAGGTCAAGACGCCGCTCGCCGAGGTCTTCAAGACCAGCTGGCGTCAGCTGATCATCGGCACGTTCGTCATGCTCGCGACGTACACGCTCTTCTACATCATGACGACATGGGTGGTCAGCTACGGAACGGGCAAGGTCGCCGACGTGGGCGGCCCGAAGATCACCATCGCCTACACGGACTTCCTGGAGCTGCAGCTGATCGCGGTGCTCTTCTTCGCCGTGCTCATTCCGGTTGCCGGTCTGCTTGCCGACAAATACGGGCGACGTCCGACGCTGATCGTCATCACGAGCGCGATCGTGCTGTTCGGACTCTCGTTCCACTGGTTCGCGGCTCCCGAGAACGCGAGCGCGGGACGCATGCTGGTCTTCATGTGCGTCGGGCTCGGGCTGATGGGTCTGACGTTCGGTCCGATGAGTGCGGTTCTGCCGGAACTGTTCCCGACGAATGTGCGCTACACCGGCTCCGGAATCTCGTACAACACGTCGTCGATCCTCGGTGCAGCGGTTGCACCGTTCATCGCGACGTGGCTCGTCAGCTCCTACGGCGTCGGGTGGGTGGGCGTGTATCTCGCCATCGTCGCCGCCCTGACGCTGATCGCGTTGCTCGTCATGAAGGAAACGCGGGATCAGCAGCTCGAGGACGTCTGA
- a CDS encoding phage holin family protein, whose amino-acid sequence MSETNRGNGRSGTGYSDGVPNTISSIPLSDVDYRAPGTGSIGNLVKDATTQVSTLVRAEVELAKAEVTGEIKKGLQGSLFFVLALAVLIFSAFFFFFFAAETLDIWLPRWASFLIVFVFMLLMAGLLALLGYLRVKKLRKPEKTIDSLKQASTVFPNQHDSTPGLPGYKK is encoded by the coding sequence TTGAGCGAGACCAATCGCGGCAATGGTAGGAGCGGTACCGGCTACTCGGACGGAGTACCGAACACCATCTCGTCGATCCCGCTGTCGGATGTCGACTACCGCGCGCCGGGAACCGGGAGCATAGGCAATCTCGTCAAGGACGCGACGACGCAGGTCTCCACGCTGGTTCGTGCCGAGGTCGAGCTGGCGAAGGCCGAAGTCACCGGTGAAATCAAGAAGGGTTTGCAGGGCAGTCTTTTCTTCGTGCTCGCGCTTGCCGTGCTCATCTTCAGCGCCTTCTTCTTCTTCTTCTTCGCGGCCGAGACGCTCGATATCTGGCTGCCCCGCTGGGCGTCGTTCCTCATCGTCTTCGTGTTCATGCTGCTCATGGCCGGGCTGCTCGCCCTGCTCGGCTATCTGCGCGTGAAGAAGCTGCGGAAGCCGGAGAAGACCATCGACTCGCTCAAGCAGGCATCGACGGTGTTTCCGAACCAGCACGATTCCACCCCGGGCCTCCCCGGCTACAAGAAGTAA
- a CDS encoding ABC transporter substrate-binding protein — translation MRRTRIAAAAVAVVVGAALVTACSSSDSSSGGGSGDGSAIINAWSGEPQNPLVPTNTSENTGGRVVDSIFAGLVSYTPEGGVENEVAESIDTTDGQNYTVTLKDGWTFTDGTPVTAKSFVDAWNYGALSTNAQLQGSFFDPIQGYDEVAAETPTAQTMSGLKVVDDKTFTIELKQPEAAFPDRLGYAAYYPLPEVAYADIAAFGENPIGNGPYKFASEGAWQHNVRIDLITNPDYDGNRKPANGGVSFILYSNLDTAYTDLLSNNVDVLDNVPSSAVTTFETDLPGRTVNQPSATIETFTIPGRLAHFSGEEGVLRRQAISNAINRDQITEQIFNNTRTPAKDFTSPAIDGWTGDLSDVANVEYDPERAKELWAQADAIAPWTGTFAIAYNSDGGHQEWVDAVANSIRNTLGIEAQGAPYPTFAQLRTEATDRTIPTAFRSGWQGDYPQLYGFLAQNYQTGGSSNDGDYSNPEFDRLLRESAGETDSAAAQELINQAQEILLNDLPAVPTWYRNAASGWSENVTNVKIGWDGIPIYNEIEKN, via the coding sequence TTGCGTAGAACACGCATTGCGGCAGCTGCGGTAGCGGTTGTCGTAGGAGCGGCGCTGGTCACAGCGTGCTCATCGAGCGACTCGTCCAGCGGCGGAGGATCCGGCGACGGTTCGGCCATCATCAACGCGTGGAGCGGCGAGCCCCAGAATCCGCTTGTTCCTACGAACACCAGCGAGAACACCGGTGGACGAGTCGTCGACTCGATCTTTGCCGGTCTGGTCTCGTACACGCCGGAAGGCGGGGTGGAGAACGAGGTCGCCGAGTCCATCGACACCACCGACGGCCAGAACTACACCGTCACGTTGAAGGACGGCTGGACGTTCACCGACGGCACTCCCGTCACCGCAAAGTCGTTCGTCGACGCCTGGAACTACGGCGCACTCTCGACCAACGCGCAGCTCCAGGGCTCGTTCTTCGATCCCATCCAGGGCTACGACGAGGTCGCTGCCGAGACGCCGACCGCTCAGACAATGTCCGGCCTGAAGGTCGTCGACGACAAGACGTTCACCATCGAGCTCAAGCAGCCCGAGGCAGCATTCCCCGATCGTCTCGGCTACGCCGCGTACTATCCGCTGCCCGAGGTCGCGTACGCCGACATCGCAGCATTCGGTGAGAACCCGATCGGAAACGGACCGTACAAGTTCGCGTCCGAAGGTGCGTGGCAGCACAACGTGCGCATCGACTTGATCACCAACCCGGACTACGACGGAAACCGTAAGCCGGCCAACGGTGGCGTCAGCTTCATCCTGTACAGCAACCTCGACACCGCGTACACGGACTTGCTCTCGAACAACGTCGACGTCCTCGACAACGTTCCGTCGTCGGCCGTCACGACGTTCGAGACGGATCTGCCGGGCCGCACCGTCAACCAGCCGTCCGCGACCATCGAGACTTTCACCATTCCGGGGCGCCTTGCGCACTTCAGCGGTGAAGAGGGCGTTCTGCGTCGCCAGGCGATCTCCAACGCGATCAACCGCGACCAGATCACCGAGCAGATCTTCAACAACACTCGTACACCGGCAAAGGACTTCACCAGCCCGGCCATCGACGGCTGGACCGGCGACCTCAGCGACGTTGCCAACGTCGAGTACGACCCGGAAAGGGCCAAGGAACTGTGGGCTCAGGCCGACGCCATCGCGCCGTGGACCGGGACCTTCGCCATCGCGTACAACTCCGATGGTGGACACCAGGAATGGGTCGACGCGGTAGCAAACAGCATCCGCAACACCCTCGGCATCGAGGCACAGGGCGCTCCTTACCCGACGTTCGCGCAGCTGCGCACCGAAGCCACCGACCGCACCATCCCGACGGCATTCCGCTCGGGTTGGCAGGGTGACTACCCGCAGCTCTACGGCTTCCTGGCGCAGAACTACCAGACTGGCGGCAGCTCCAACGACGGGGACTACTCGAACCCCGAGTTCGACCGTCTGCTCCGCGAGTCGGCCGGCGAGACCGACTCCGCAGCAGCACAGGAACTGATCAACCAGGCGCAGGAAATCCTGCTGAACGACCTGCCTGCAGTGCCCACCTGGTACCGCAACGCAGCGAGCGGCTGGTCCGAGAACGTGACCAACGTGAAGATCGGTTGGGACGGTATCCCGATCTACAACGAGATCGAGAAGAACTGA
- the acs gene encoding acetate--CoA ligase, whose protein sequence is MTTSTSGAPEITEDAYPPSAEFAAQANAQADLYDEAEKDFLAFWAEQARRLHWHTPFTEVLDWSDAPVAKWFGDGELNVAYNCVDRHVLDGYGDQVAIHWEGEPGDSRDVTYADLLAEVSQAANTLTDLGLVAGDRVAIYMPMIPEAIVSILACARLGLTHSVVFAGFSATALRSRIDDAEAKLVITTDGQWRRGKPAPIKATVDEAVDGAASIQNVLVVKRTDSEVSWTEGRDLWWHETVAQASKNHEAQPFPAEHPLFILYTSGTTGKPKGIIHTSGGYLTQTSYTHHNVFDHKAGKDVYWCTADIGWVTGHSYIVYGPLSNRATQVVYEGTPNSPDEHRHWNVIEKYKVSIYYTSPTLVRTFMKWGKEIPEAHDLSSIRLLGSVGEPINPEAWRWFRDVVGGGSAPIVDTWWQTETGAIMISPLPGVTATKPGSAMTPLPGISAKIVDDDAKPLGNGGNGYLVLDKPWPSMLRGIWGDMDRYKDTYWSRYAEEGWYFAGDGAKYDDDGALWVLGRVDDVMNVSGHRISTSEVESALVSHHGVAEAAVVGAADETTGQGIVAFVILRAGVENTGDDLIKELKAQVSKEISPIARPREISIVPELPKTRSGKIMRRLLRDVAEGRELGDVSTLVDPKVFESIKKGR, encoded by the coding sequence ATGACGACCAGTACCTCTGGAGCCCCCGAGATCACGGAAGACGCGTACCCGCCCTCGGCCGAATTCGCGGCGCAAGCGAACGCGCAGGCGGATCTCTACGACGAAGCCGAGAAGGACTTTCTCGCGTTCTGGGCCGAACAGGCCCGCCGGCTCCACTGGCACACCCCGTTCACCGAGGTACTCGACTGGTCCGACGCCCCCGTCGCGAAATGGTTCGGCGACGGTGAACTCAACGTCGCCTACAACTGCGTCGACCGCCACGTCCTCGACGGCTACGGCGACCAGGTCGCCATCCACTGGGAAGGCGAACCCGGCGACAGCCGCGACGTCACCTACGCCGACCTACTCGCCGAAGTTTCCCAGGCGGCGAACACCCTCACCGATCTCGGGCTCGTCGCCGGCGACCGCGTCGCCATCTACATGCCGATGATCCCCGAGGCCATCGTCTCCATCCTCGCGTGCGCCCGCCTCGGCCTGACCCACTCGGTTGTCTTCGCCGGATTCTCCGCAACCGCACTGCGCTCGCGCATCGACGACGCCGAAGCCAAACTCGTCATCACCACCGACGGACAATGGCGACGCGGCAAGCCCGCTCCCATCAAGGCCACCGTCGACGAAGCAGTCGACGGAGCCGCATCCATCCAGAACGTCCTGGTGGTCAAGCGCACCGACTCCGAGGTCTCCTGGACCGAAGGACGCGACCTGTGGTGGCACGAGACCGTCGCGCAGGCGTCGAAAAACCATGAGGCCCAGCCGTTCCCGGCCGAACATCCACTGTTCATCCTCTACACCTCCGGCACCACGGGCAAGCCCAAGGGCATCATCCATACCTCCGGTGGCTACCTGACCCAGACCTCGTACACCCACCACAACGTCTTCGACCACAAGGCAGGCAAGGACGTCTACTGGTGCACCGCCGACATCGGCTGGGTCACCGGACACTCCTACATCGTCTACGGCCCCCTTTCCAACCGGGCGACGCAGGTCGTATACGAAGGCACCCCCAATTCGCCTGACGAGCACCGGCATTGGAACGTCATCGAAAAGTACAAGGTCTCGATCTACTACACCTCCCCCACTCTGGTGCGCACGTTCATGAAGTGGGGCAAAGAGATTCCCGAGGCGCACGACCTCAGCTCGATCCGCCTGCTTGGATCCGTCGGCGAGCCGATCAACCCCGAGGCGTGGCGCTGGTTCCGTGACGTCGTCGGCGGCGGCAGCGCACCGATCGTCGACACCTGGTGGCAGACCGAGACCGGCGCGATCATGATCTCCCCGCTCCCCGGCGTCACCGCCACCAAGCCCGGCTCTGCGATGACTCCGCTTCCCGGAATCTCGGCGAAGATCGTCGACGACGACGCCAAGCCACTCGGCAACGGCGGCAACGGATATCTCGTCCTCGACAAGCCGTGGCCGTCGATGCTCCGCGGCATCTGGGGCGACATGGACCGCTACAAGGACACCTACTGGTCGCGGTACGCCGAAGAGGGCTGGTACTTCGCCGGTGACGGCGCCAAGTACGACGACGACGGCGCACTGTGGGTTCTCGGACGCGTCGACGACGTCATGAACGTCTCCGGCCACCGCATCTCCACCTCCGAGGTCGAGTCGGCGCTCGTCAGCCACCACGGTGTCGCCGAAGCAGCAGTCGTCGGCGCTGCGGACGAGACCACCGGACAGGGCATCGTCGCATTCGTCATCCTGCGCGCAGGCGTCGAGAACACCGGCGACGACCTCATCAAGGAGCTCAAAGCTCAAGTATCCAAGGAGATCTCACCGATCGCTCGCCCCCGCGAAATCTCCATCGTCCCCGAACTCCCGAAGACCCGCTCCGGAAAGATCATGCGACGCCTGCTCCGTGACGTCGCCGAAGGCCGCGAACTGGGCGACGTCTCCACCCTTGTCGACCCGAAGGTCTTCGAGTCGATAAAGAAGGGTCGCTGA
- a CDS encoding HAD-IB family hydrolase, whose translation MTTSASIDDGESARPAGRIAAFFDLDKTIIAKSSTLAFSKPFFDQGLINRRAVLKSSYAQFLFLLSGADHDQMERMRAHIANMCAGWDVEQVRSIVAETLHDIVDPLVFAEAADLIADHKLRGHDVVVVSASGEEIVGPIADALGADISTATRMEVENGRYNGNVEFYCYAEGKVEAMNILAEARNYDLTQCFAYSDSITDLPMLGAVGHPTAVNPDRALRKEAASAGWPILTFSNPVSLRSRIQAPSGTTVAASAAVGFSALVAGAVTYGLLRRKH comes from the coding sequence GTGACCACCAGCGCCAGCATCGATGACGGAGAATCCGCCCGTCCGGCCGGAAGAATTGCAGCGTTCTTCGACTTGGACAAGACAATTATCGCCAAGTCGAGCACACTCGCTTTCAGCAAGCCGTTTTTTGATCAAGGCCTCATAAACCGTCGGGCCGTCCTGAAGAGCAGCTACGCACAGTTTCTTTTCCTGCTCTCCGGTGCCGATCACGATCAGATGGAGCGAATGCGCGCGCACATCGCAAACATGTGCGCGGGATGGGACGTCGAACAAGTCCGTTCGATCGTTGCAGAAACGTTGCACGACATAGTCGATCCACTCGTATTCGCCGAGGCTGCGGACCTCATCGCAGACCACAAGCTTCGAGGCCACGACGTAGTCGTCGTGTCGGCGTCCGGCGAGGAGATCGTCGGGCCCATTGCCGATGCCCTCGGTGCCGACATCAGTACGGCGACCCGGATGGAAGTCGAGAACGGTCGATACAACGGGAACGTCGAGTTCTACTGTTACGCCGAAGGAAAGGTCGAGGCGATGAACATCCTCGCCGAGGCCCGTAATTACGACCTCACGCAGTGCTTTGCGTACTCGGACTCCATCACCGATCTACCCATGTTAGGTGCGGTCGGCCACCCCACCGCGGTCAATCCCGACCGAGCGCTACGCAAGGAAGCAGCGTCGGCCGGGTGGCCGATTCTGACGTTCTCCAACCCGGTGTCGTTACGTTCACGAATTCAGGCACCGTCCGGTACGACCGTAGCCGCTAGTGCCGCAGTCGGTTTCAGCGCTCTGGTCGCAGGTGCGGTCACCTACGGACTACTCCGTAGAAAACACTGA
- a CDS encoding ABC transporter permease: MPEPTTPVTGRTVRQARFVEQDEVIDVSQTDAVNIDEAPASIWKDAWHSLRKRPIFIISALIILAVIVVAAVPSLFTSADPRYCNLDFSMQGPQPGHIFGFDRQGCDIYARTIYGARASVVTGVGTTFLVLVIGVLFGAFAGFYGGWADSLLSRLTDIFFGVPLILAAIVLMQLFTDRTIWTVILVLALFGWPQMARISRGAVLSAKNNDYVMASRALGVSKVRTLIRHVLPNSMAPIIVVTTISLGTFIVVEATLSFLGIGLPPTEVSWGGDISAAQVTLRQGSTILFYPAAALAITVLGFIMMGDALRDALDPKARKR; this comes from the coding sequence ATGCCTGAGCCCACCACACCCGTTACCGGACGCACGGTTCGGCAAGCGCGCTTCGTCGAACAGGACGAGGTCATCGATGTCAGTCAGACCGACGCCGTCAACATCGACGAAGCACCAGCCAGTATCTGGAAGGACGCCTGGCACAGTCTCCGCAAGCGTCCGATTTTCATCATCTCGGCTCTGATCATCCTCGCGGTCATCGTCGTCGCGGCGGTGCCGAGCTTGTTCACGAGCGCCGATCCTCGGTACTGCAACCTCGACTTCAGCATGCAGGGACCGCAGCCCGGTCACATCTTCGGATTCGACCGTCAGGGCTGCGACATCTACGCCCGTACGATCTACGGCGCCAGGGCGTCCGTGGTGACCGGTGTCGGAACAACGTTTCTCGTGCTCGTCATCGGAGTGTTGTTCGGTGCATTCGCTGGGTTCTACGGTGGATGGGCCGACTCGTTGCTCTCGAGGCTGACGGACATCTTCTTCGGTGTTCCGCTGATCCTGGCCGCGATCGTGCTGATGCAGCTGTTCACCGACCGCACCATCTGGACGGTCATTCTCGTGCTCGCACTGTTCGGCTGGCCACAGATGGCCCGCATCTCGCGTGGTGCAGTGTTGTCGGCGAAGAACAACGACTACGTCATGGCGTCGCGCGCACTGGGAGTGTCCAAGGTGCGCACGCTGATTCGACATGTCCTTCCCAACTCGATGGCACCGATCATCGTCGTCACGACCATCTCGCTCGGAACGTTCATCGTCGTCGAGGCGACGCTGTCGTTCCTCGGTATCGGACTCCCGCCGACCGAGGTCTCGTGGGGCGGCGACATCAGTGCCGCTCAGGTCACGCTGCGCCAAGGATCGACCATCCTGTTCTATCCCGCTGCGGCACTGGCGATCACGGTGTTGGGATTCATCATGATGGGCGACGCGCTACGTGACGCTCTCGACCCGAAAGCGAGAAAGCGATGA